The Neorhodopirellula lusitana genome segment ACGGCGAAAGAACTACCGACTGATGACCTGCCGCCGAAATCCGAACCGAAACCGTTTCGCCACAGCAGCTTAGGCTTATGCCCGTGCCATTCGTAGATGTACTTTTTCATATTTGGGTTCCTCTAAGCTAGCCGCTAACTGATTTTTAGACGCCGTTGCAATCCCAATCAACGCCAATCGCGGCGGACTGTTCTTCGAATTGATTGGACAGACCAATGGTTCTCACAAGGAATTTGGTGTCAAACACCTCAAGTGCGTCCTGAGGTTCGTGATACGACCCTAGTTACGTTCGCTGGCTTCCCCAGCAACGTCAGCCAACAGTCGGCAATCTCCGATCCGAGTCAGGTTGACTTTCCTTCGCACTGAAACGCGGAAAGAGACACATCCAGTTTGTGATTCGGTACAATTTCCAATCTGGCCGGTTCCGAGGGTGCGTTTGGTTAACGTCACCTACCCGGCGGAACGCCGAGCATCCATGGTTTCGAAGGGATTGTGAGCGGCGGACGCCGTCATTCGACTCGCGACAATGGCTGAAACCCCACTCCTGAAGTGCAAACATAGTTTCAGCTGTTCTCGTTTCGACGGCTAACCTATGGCGGGTAACTGCATTCCGATCGTACGGTCGCACCAAAACGACCGACGTCTTTTGATTCAATGAAAGCTCGATGTAACAACATGCATGATCGGTCACTAGGAGACGGCGTCTATTACGACAGCCAAGATTACGCGAGTTTCATTCGGCGCATCGGGGTGATCGTGATTGATTCAGTCGTTCTCGTTTTTCTGAGCATCGTTCTTTGGAGCACCTTGCTGGTAGTCTACGATGAGTTCGGTTTCACCGATGATCCAGTGAGGCTGTTTTCGGTTCTCGCTGCTCTGGGAGTTTGGCTCTATTCGGTTCCACTGAAGCGTTCGCGATTTCGCACGGTTGGCTATCGCGTCTTGGGACTGATGATTGTCGCTACGAAAGGTGGTCCGCCGTCGCTGCTCACGATGACCTTTCGGTCTTTGCTTTGGCTATTTGGTCCCTTTAACTTCTTGCTGGATCTGGCCTGGCTCGGTGCTGACACGGAAGGGCAGACCTTGCGAGACTGTTATGCCGGAACTTACGTTGTACGGAATGGCGCGCGTCCCATCGGTACGGCCCCAATGCA includes the following:
- a CDS encoding RDD family protein — its product is MHDRSLGDGVYYDSQDYASFIRRIGVIVIDSVVLVFLSIVLWSTLLVVYDEFGFTDDPVRLFSVLAALGVWLYSVPLKRSRFRTVGYRVLGLMIVATKGGPPSLLTMTFRSLLWLFGPFNFLLDLAWLGADTEGQTLRDCYAGTYVVRNGARPIGTAPMHLTRYNGAGLTLAYPRVCRPSKDSPLAE